From a region of the Methanolobus tindarius DSM 2278 genome:
- a CDS encoding DUF4367 domain-containing protein, with protein sequence MKMRFKILFVLLLVSTVLFNSGCIGEDFTADQIAEKMQKKQAGIEDMSATVHMTMTNEAGTQEMEYETLQKMPDKTKSVVVYPEEMAGQVTVSDGEKMWIYYPDANKVTIMTMPEISDDFEVDYTSIIGDLLNETDASLVGTENVDGRDTFILMLVPKDEEDSLHASDMKVWVDDETWTPLKIEMGTEDTYQITVEYRNFEINTGISDDEFEFEIPEGAEVTEIDNFDDMLPVSMTIEEARNLSDYEITTPSYLPEGYELNNVMFSNTSISADIDESVTLMYSYDDNGIIITEIFYNGEIDQNSIMLESETVSVNGEEADLYSMYDNSLMLQWKHDNAMLTLSASLDRNEIIQIAESME encoded by the coding sequence ATGAAAATGAGATTTAAAATACTATTTGTATTACTTTTAGTAAGCACAGTACTTTTTAATTCAGGTTGTATAGGTGAGGATTTCACTGCTGATCAGATAGCTGAGAAAATGCAGAAAAAGCAGGCAGGTATTGAGGATATGTCTGCTACAGTTCATATGACAATGACAAATGAAGCTGGAACTCAGGAGATGGAGTATGAGACACTCCAGAAGATGCCTGATAAGACTAAAAGTGTTGTAGTCTATCCAGAAGAGATGGCAGGTCAGGTAACAGTCTCCGATGGAGAGAAAATGTGGATATATTACCCAGACGCTAACAAGGTTACAATTATGACAATGCCGGAAATTTCAGATGACTTCGAGGTAGATTATACATCAATAATTGGGGATCTGCTAAATGAAACAGATGCCTCACTTGTAGGTACTGAAAATGTTGATGGCAGAGACACTTTTATATTAATGCTGGTTCCAAAAGATGAAGAAGACAGCCTGCATGCATCAGATATGAAAGTCTGGGTAGATGATGAAACATGGACTCCATTAAAAATAGAAATGGGTACAGAAGATACCTATCAGATTACTGTAGAATACAGAAATTTTGAAATAAATACTGGCATATCTGATGATGAATTCGAATTCGAGATACCTGAAGGTGCAGAGGTCACAGAGATTGATAATTTTGATGACATGCTTCCTGTTTCAATGACAATTGAAGAGGCACGGAATTTATCGGACTATGAAATTACCACTCCTTCTTATTTACCTGAAGGTTACGAATTAAATAACGTAATGTTTAGTAATACTTCTATTTCAGCAGACATTGATGAATCAGTTACGCTGATGTATTCTTATGATGACAATGGTATCATAATAACTGAAATATTCTATAATGGAGAAATAGATCAGAATTCAATAATGCTGGAAAGTGAAACAGTCTCTGTCAATGGGGAGGAAGCTGATCTCTATTCCATGTATGATAATTCTTTAATGCTTCAATGGAAACACGATAACGCTATGCTTACTCTCAGTGCTTCTCTTGACCGGAATGAAATTATTCAGATAGCTGAATCGATGGAATAA
- a CDS encoding ABC transporter ATP-binding protein, which produces MIEVSDLSIKLGEFELESINLCVKEGEYFCILGPTGSGKTILLESIAGIYYPDLGSILINNYDVTCLLPKDRNISMVYQDFMLFPNMNIRGNIGFGLQYKGFDKSEIEEKVERIAELLGIAYLLDRHPSTLSGGEKQRTAIARAIITEPDLLLLDEPLSALDSGTKARLRQELLRIHQLKKTTTIHVTHSFEEAFALADRIAIMHDGKIHQIGTPDEVFRKPNSAFVADFVGVENIFHGTSVIRDELAEIGVNGLTIISSTLKSGDVSVSIRPEDILLSKDPIDSSAQNSFSGVLTEITRMKSTVNLVIDTGIPLRVVLTKRAYDDMGLYPGSWVYLTFKASATHII; this is translated from the coding sequence ATGATAGAAGTAAGTGATCTTTCAATTAAACTTGGCGAGTTTGAACTTGAAAGCATAAACCTTTGTGTAAAAGAAGGGGAATATTTCTGCATACTTGGTCCCACAGGATCCGGTAAGACAATACTTCTGGAATCGATTGCAGGTATATATTATCCGGATCTGGGTTCTATATTGATCAACAATTATGATGTAACCTGTCTTCTTCCAAAAGACAGGAATATAAGTATGGTCTATCAGGATTTCATGCTGTTTCCCAATATGAATATCAGGGGAAATATAGGATTCGGACTTCAGTACAAGGGTTTTGATAAATCTGAAATTGAGGAAAAGGTTGAAAGAATAGCAGAGCTTCTTGGAATAGCATATCTGCTTGACCGTCATCCTTCAACATTGAGCGGCGGGGAAAAGCAAAGAACGGCAATAGCACGGGCAATTATAACGGAACCTGATCTTCTTCTGTTAGATGAACCTCTGTCTGCTCTTGATTCAGGAACAAAGGCTCGTCTGAGGCAGGAACTCCTGCGGATACACCAGTTAAAGAAAACAACTACCATCCATGTGACTCATAGTTTTGAAGAGGCCTTCGCCCTTGCCGACAGAATAGCCATCATGCATGACGGTAAAATTCATCAGATAGGTACGCCAGATGAAGTTTTCAGAAAGCCGAATTCGGCTTTTGTTGCTGATTTTGTAGGTGTTGAGAACATTTTCCACGGAACATCAGTTATCAGGGATGAACTGGCAGAGATAGGGGTTAATGGACTAACCATTATTTCAAGCACACTCAAATCAGGTGATGTGAGTGTTTCTATCAGACCGGAGGATATCCTGCTGTCAAAAGACCCTATTGATTCAAGTGCCCAGAATTCATTCAGTGGTGTTCTGACTGAAATTACCAGAATGAAGTCAACTGTCAATCTTGTGATTGACACAGGAATTCCTTTAAGAGTTGTGCTTACAAAAAGAGCCTATGATGATATGGGTCTTTACCCGGGATCATGGGTTTATCTTACTTTCAAGGCTTCAGCCACTCATATTATCTGA
- a CDS encoding ABC transporter permease, with translation MQRTGFKHANLILMLLLTLFVSTLIFQIITHTDPVSLITNIISLEIQFAIRLSLLTSAISTLMCILIAVPVSYSLARYHFRGKAIINTVLDLPMALPPIVAGLGLLLIFGTTSVGSFLADVGLKFVFTVPGIIMAQFAVNISLMLRIMRSTFEGINPRYEHVAQTLGCTPFQAFIRTTLPLSKNGMIAGSVITWSRGMGEFGAVLMLAGATRMKTETLPIALYLNMSSGELDLAIAAATILILISGVTLYLFERKGGLAKLY, from the coding sequence ATGCAAAGAACCGGATTTAAGCATGCAAATCTTATTCTCATGCTCCTGCTTACTCTTTTCGTTTCAACTCTGATATTTCAGATAATCACTCACACAGATCCGGTAAGTCTTATAACAAATATAATTTCCCTGGAAATTCAATTTGCAATTCGTCTCAGCTTGCTGACATCTGCAATTTCAACTTTAATGTGCATACTGATAGCAGTTCCGGTTTCATATTCACTTGCAAGATATCATTTCCGTGGAAAGGCTATTATCAATACGGTTCTCGATCTGCCAATGGCACTACCTCCAATTGTTGCAGGACTTGGCTTGCTGCTTATATTCGGTACAACCAGTGTTGGAAGCTTTCTGGCGGATGTGGGACTTAAGTTCGTATTCACAGTTCCCGGGATAATAATGGCGCAGTTTGCAGTGAATATTTCCCTGATGCTCAGGATAATGCGTTCAACTTTTGAAGGTATTAATCCAAGATACGAACATGTGGCACAGACACTTGGTTGCACGCCTTTCCAGGCTTTTATCAGGACAACACTTCCTCTTTCAAAGAATGGAATGATCGCAGGTTCGGTCATAACATGGTCAAGAGGAATGGGGGAATTCGGTGCGGTGCTAATGCTTGCAGGAGCTACCAGAATGAAGACTGAGACGCTTCCGATAGCTCTTTACCTGAACATGTCTTCAGGTGAACTTGACCTTGCAATTGCTGCTGCAACCATATTGATACTAATTTCAGGGGTAACTCTCTATCTATTCGAACGCAAGGGAGGATTGGCAAAGCTCTACTAG
- the modA gene encoding molybdate ABC transporter substrate-binding protein, with the protein MVNKKHIIVFLLLISCILFLGCVDSTSDSVGDQDESVPDSGNLGEQVSEETLLVYCGAGMRKPMDEIGVLFEEEYGVPVQYNYAGSNTLLTQIELTGEGDVYMPGATYYFEVAAEKGFVDNSSNVAYHVPVIITPLDNPANIDSLDDLANDDVSVVLGDPQAAAIGVLCDKMLTKKGIYNQTEDNVVSRGATVNELVTYITLGQADASIVWEDLVRNNDAVNVIEIAEDDNIIKIVPIATLTTSENPEIAAEFVDFVVSDEGHSIFEEYGFTLYPDEKYAYLDAN; encoded by the coding sequence ATGGTAAATAAAAAACACATTATAGTTTTCTTATTATTGATTTCCTGTATCCTGTTTCTGGGTTGTGTTGATTCAACAAGTGATTCCGTAGGCGATCAGGATGAATCAGTTCCAGACTCAGGTAATTTAGGTGAACAGGTAAGTGAAGAAACACTTCTGGTTTACTGTGGTGCCGGAATGCGTAAGCCAATGGACGAAATTGGAGTTTTATTCGAAGAAGAATATGGTGTTCCTGTACAGTACAATTATGCCGGGTCCAACACACTTCTGACTCAGATTGAACTTACAGGTGAAGGTGATGTTTACATGCCAGGTGCAACCTATTACTTTGAAGTAGCAGCCGAAAAAGGATTTGTTGACAACTCCAGCAATGTTGCATATCATGTCCCTGTGATTATCACTCCGCTGGATAACCCTGCAAACATCGATAGTCTTGATGATCTCGCAAATGATGATGTCAGTGTTGTGCTTGGAGATCCACAAGCAGCAGCCATCGGTGTATTATGTGATAAGATGTTGACAAAAAAAGGTATCTATAACCAGACTGAAGATAACGTTGTTTCAAGAGGGGCAACAGTCAATGAACTTGTAACATACATCACACTTGGCCAGGCGGATGCTTCAATAGTATGGGAAGACCTTGTCAGGAATAATGATGCTGTAAATGTAATAGAAATTGCAGAGGACGATAACATCATAAAGATAGTTCCAATAGCAACCCTGACAACATCTGAGAATCCGGAAATTGCTGCTGAATTTGTAGACTTTGTGGTTTCAGATGAAGGTCACAGTATTTTTGAAGAATATGGATTCACACTTTATCCAGATGAAAAGTATGCCTATTTGGATGCTAACTGA
- a CDS encoding pyridoxamine 5'-phosphate oxidase family protein, which yields MVKLTDEMKTEFEKMKIFPLATASKDGVPNVIPIGMCFLQEDLETIWIVDNFFLKTMENLRANPKCAIYVWGPEINGCFQVKGDVKIIDRGEEYDEMRKMVKAKSDRFPAKFLVKMKITDVFECKSGPDAGKKLL from the coding sequence ATGGTTAAATTAACAGATGAGATGAAAACAGAGTTTGAAAAGATGAAGATCTTCCCACTGGCAACCGCATCAAAAGACGGTGTTCCAAACGTAATTCCTATTGGAATGTGCTTCCTTCAGGAAGATTTAGAGACAATCTGGATCGTGGACAACTTCTTCCTCAAGACAATGGAGAACCTCAGGGCAAATCCAAAATGTGCAATATATGTATGGGGACCGGAGATCAATGGTTGCTTCCAGGTCAAAGGAGACGTAAAGATCATTGACCGTGGAGAGGAATATGACGAAATGCGCAAGATGGTAAAAGCAAAGAGCGACCGTTTCCCAGCAAAATTCCTTGTCAAGATGAAGATCACAGACGTCTTTGAATGTAAGAGCGGCCCTGATGCCGGAAAGAAGTTACTCTAA
- a CDS encoding PEF-CTERM sorting domain-containing protein, translating into MKIKTDFIKIVIKSALLTMLLVGAAGVASASISYDTSPGTDAPPTNLGPYTMTPFPADTNPLYTDISFLSTPCGGTLDFSIPVSHCIIGHGWATWSHEYAGDVYSTKGETSLTMTMPDDTGAFYFYVEPCSYDIFDITATADDGTTTTIAVNGDSGAQYFGFYTTDGTHVDSITLQCEDYYAVGEFAIACPPINSQNIPEFPSVALPVAAVIGLAFIFQRRKD; encoded by the coding sequence ATGAAAATAAAAACAGATTTCATCAAAATAGTAATCAAAAGTGCTTTGCTGACAATGTTGCTTGTTGGAGCTGCTGGTGTAGCTAGTGCGAGTATCTCTTACGACACAAGCCCCGGAACAGATGCTCCTCCTACAAATCTTGGACCATACACAATGACACCATTCCCTGCCGACACAAATCCTTTATACACTGATATCTCGTTCTTATCAACACCTTGTGGTGGCACTCTCGACTTCTCTATCCCGGTATCACACTGTATAATTGGTCATGGTTGGGCAACATGGAGTCATGAATATGCTGGTGATGTATATTCCACAAAGGGAGAAACATCCCTTACAATGACAATGCCTGATGATACCGGTGCATTCTACTTCTATGTTGAACCATGTTCATACGATATTTTTGACATAACTGCTACAGCAGATGATGGGACGACTACAACCATTGCAGTCAATGGTGATTCTGGTGCACAGTACTTCGGCTTCTACACCACTGATGGCACTCATGTAGATTCGATTACATTGCAATGTGAAGATTATTACGCAGTCGGCGAGTTTGCCATTGCATGTCCTCCTATAAATTCTCAAAATATTCCGGAATTCCCATCAGTAGCGCTTCCAGTAGCTGCTGTGATTGGGTTGGCATTTATTTTCCAGCGTAGGAAGGATTAA
- the pdxT gene encoding pyridoxal 5'-phosphate synthase glutaminase subunit PdxT, producing MKLGVIAIQGDVSEHVEALENALRQRGENGEVVTIKHKGIVPECDALVLPGGESTTLGKLLMREGIADEIREMNAAGKPIMGTCAGLILLATAGDEQVAKTHQHLLGLMDTTVNRNAFGRQRDSFEIGLELPFLDTPYNAVFIRAPGIVEAGDDVKVLAKIDDMIVAAEQGNVLALAFHPELTEDLRVHQYFLDKLF from the coding sequence ATGAAATTAGGTGTTATTGCTATTCAGGGAGATGTTTCCGAACACGTTGAGGCTCTTGAAAATGCCCTCAGGCAGCGTGGAGAGAATGGAGAAGTTGTTACTATCAAACACAAGGGAATCGTCCCTGAATGTGATGCACTTGTACTTCCAGGCGGAGAAAGCACAACCCTTGGAAAGCTGCTCATGCGTGAAGGCATCGCCGATGAAATTAGAGAGATGAACGCAGCAGGCAAACCAATCATGGGAACCTGTGCCGGTCTTATTCTTCTGGCAACTGCCGGAGACGAGCAGGTAGCCAAAACCCACCAGCACCTTTTAGGACTCATGGACACCACAGTCAACCGAAATGCCTTCGGAAGACAGCGTGATTCCTTTGAGATCGGACTTGAACTCCCATTCCTCGACACACCGTACAACGCAGTGTTCATCAGAGCACCGGGAATCGTTGAAGCAGGAGATGATGTAAAAGTCCTTGCTAAAATCGATGATATGATAGTAGCTGCTGAACAAGGAAATGTTCTTGCACTGGCATTTCATCCTGAGCTTACTGAGGATCTGAGGGTTCACCAGTATTTTTTGGATAAGCTGTTTTGA
- the pdxS gene encoding pyridoxal 5'-phosphate synthase lyase subunit PdxS produces MELEKLRHGTELIKRGFAKMQKGGVIMDVVNADQAKIAEEAGAVAVMALQAVPADIRKEGGVARMADPQIVADIIDAVTIPVMGKARIGHFVEAEILQELGVDMVDESEVLTPADNKYHIDKTEFTVPFVCGARNLGEALRRINEGAAMIRTKGEAGTGDVSEAVKHMKQIMGEVRSLKGKTKEELIAVARHIEAPIELVLETAEMQRIPVVNFAAGGVATPADAALMMRMGADGVFVGSGIFKSENPEKMAKAIVEAVNNYDKPAVLAEVSKGIGAGMKGISVDSIPEGDILQTRGW; encoded by the coding sequence ATGGAACTTGAGAAATTAAGACACGGTACCGAGCTTATTAAGCGCGGCTTTGCAAAGATGCAGAAAGGCGGCGTCATTATGGATGTTGTAAACGCTGATCAGGCAAAGATCGCAGAAGAGGCCGGTGCTGTTGCAGTTATGGCACTTCAGGCTGTTCCTGCAGACATCAGGAAAGAGGGTGGAGTTGCAAGGATGGCAGATCCACAGATAGTAGCAGACATAATTGATGCTGTTACAATCCCTGTTATGGGAAAAGCACGTATCGGTCACTTTGTTGAAGCTGAGATCCTTCAGGAGCTTGGTGTTGACATGGTTGATGAGTCTGAAGTACTCACACCTGCAGATAACAAATACCACATTGACAAGACAGAATTCACAGTTCCTTTCGTATGTGGTGCAAGAAACCTTGGCGAAGCACTCCGCAGAATTAACGAAGGTGCTGCAATGATCCGTACAAAGGGCGAAGCAGGAACCGGAGATGTCAGCGAGGCTGTCAAACACATGAAACAGATCATGGGCGAAGTACGCTCACTTAAAGGTAAGACAAAGGAAGAACTCATAGCAGTTGCCCGTCATATCGAAGCACCTATTGAGCTTGTTCTTGAAACTGCAGAGATGCAGCGTATTCCTGTTGTAAACTTTGCAGCCGGCGGTGTTGCAACACCTGCAGATGCAGCTCTTATGATGCGCATGGGTGCTGACGGTGTTTTTGTCGGTTCAGGAATCTTTAAGTCTGAGAATCCTGAGAAGATGGCAAAAGCAATCGTTGAAGCCGTAAACAACTACGACAAGCCAGCAGTACTTGCAGAAGTATCCAAGGGCATTGGCGCAGGAATGAAAGGAATCAGTGTTGATTCTATTCCTGAAGGAGATATCCTTCAGACCCGTGGATGGTAA
- the gyrA gene encoding DNA gyrase subunit A, which produces MADNIDDNNIQDEEQENPQQELPFDIQPTDTGEKIVPVLIEDEMKNSFMDYAMSVIVSRALPDAKDGLKPVHRRILYAMKEAGITYDKAYKKSARVVGDVLGKYHPHGDSAVYDSLVRMVQDFSLRYPFIDGQGNFGSIDGDSAAAMRYTEVRMDKICDEMLLDIDKETIATRPNYDGSLEEPVVLPAKLPNLLINGSTGIAVGMATNMAPHNLTEVINATMMMIENPEVTIPELMTAIKGPDFPTGGVIQGKQGIKSAYETGRGRVQVRAVAEIEEMKKDKYRIVVSELPYQVNKAKLIEDIASLVRDKKVTGVSDLRDESDREGIRVVVELTRGTNANVVLNQLYKHTQMQTTFGIINLALVDDIPRELNLKQILRIYLDHRIDVILKRTQFMLKKAEDRAHILKGLKIALDHLDEVISLIRSSANVDEAKEGLISKFGLDEIQAKAILDMRLQKLTGLERQKIDDEYDELLKQIAEYKAIIESDERKYVIIRDELTDLRERFGDERRTAIKSSVEELETEDLIPEAEMVVTITNSGYIKRLPVDTYSKQHRGGKGVIGMDTKDEDFVVDIFVASTHDYIMFFTNQGRVHWRKVYEIPEGSRQSRGKAIVNLLELGEGELVTAMIPVNEFKEDEFLFMATRTGTVKKSQLSDFSNPRKKGIIAISLVEGDELVNVALTDGSREMMMVSQHGKAIRFPEEEVRVMGRSAKGVRGMNLEEGDMVVSLDVVDDDTALLTITENGFGKRTEFDEYRAMHRGGRGVITIVTSLRNGPVINVKAVHEDDDVILTSSEGIIIRIPVKDVRIQGRNTQGVKIMNVRASDKVVGVARIRPDEE; this is translated from the coding sequence ATGGCAGATAATATTGATGATAATAATATTCAGGACGAAGAACAGGAGAATCCTCAGCAGGAACTTCCTTTCGATATCCAGCCAACTGATACAGGCGAGAAGATAGTTCCCGTTCTTATTGAAGACGAGATGAAGAACTCATTCATGGATTATGCCATGAGTGTAATTGTAAGCCGTGCTCTGCCGGATGCAAAGGACGGTCTCAAACCAGTTCACCGAAGAATTCTCTATGCCATGAAAGAGGCAGGAATTACCTATGACAAGGCTTACAAGAAGTCTGCCCGTGTAGTGGGAGACGTTCTTGGTAAGTACCACCCACATGGTGATTCCGCTGTTTATGATTCCCTTGTCAGGATGGTTCAGGATTTCTCACTGAGATATCCGTTCATAGACGGACAGGGTAACTTTGGTTCAATTGACGGTGACTCTGCTGCAGCCATGCGTTACACTGAGGTCCGCATGGACAAGATATGTGATGAGATGCTCCTGGATATCGATAAGGAGACTATTGCAACACGTCCCAATTATGACGGTTCACTTGAAGAGCCGGTTGTGCTTCCTGCAAAACTTCCAAACCTGCTTATTAACGGGTCAACCGGTATTGCAGTTGGAATGGCAACTAACATGGCACCACATAATCTTACAGAGGTTATCAATGCAACCATGATGATGATCGAGAACCCTGAGGTAACAATACCTGAACTTATGACAGCAATCAAGGGACCGGACTTCCCGACTGGCGGTGTCATACAGGGTAAACAAGGTATCAAATCAGCTTATGAGACCGGACGTGGAAGAGTTCAGGTCAGGGCTGTTGCTGAGATCGAGGAAATGAAAAAAGACAAGTACCGAATAGTTGTCTCCGAACTTCCATATCAGGTTAACAAAGCAAAACTCATTGAGGACATTGCAAGCCTTGTCAGGGACAAGAAAGTTACTGGTGTTTCCGACCTTCGTGATGAATCAGACCGTGAAGGTATCAGGGTTGTAGTGGAACTGACACGTGGAACAAATGCAAATGTAGTGCTTAACCAGTTGTACAAGCACACCCAGATGCAGACAACTTTTGGTATTATTAACCTCGCACTTGTGGATGATATTCCAAGAGAACTTAACCTGAAACAGATACTTCGCATTTATCTTGATCACCGTATTGACGTTATCCTTAAGCGTACCCAGTTCATGCTGAAAAAAGCAGAGGACAGGGCTCATATACTCAAAGGTCTCAAGATTGCCCTTGACCATCTGGATGAAGTTATTTCTCTTATCCGATCTTCCGCCAATGTTGATGAAGCAAAGGAAGGACTCATTTCAAAGTTCGGTCTTGATGAAATACAGGCAAAGGCTATCCTTGATATGCGTTTGCAGAAGCTCACCGGTCTTGAAAGACAAAAGATCGATGATGAATATGACGAACTTCTCAAGCAGATTGCTGAGTATAAGGCAATTATTGAAAGTGATGAAAGAAAATATGTAATTATCAGGGACGAACTTACTGACCTGAGAGAGCGTTTCGGTGACGAGCGCAGAACTGCAATTAAATCCTCTGTAGAGGAACTTGAAACCGAGGACCTTATTCCTGAAGCTGAGATGGTTGTAACTATCACAAACAGCGGCTACATTAAGAGGCTTCCTGTTGACACATATTCCAAGCAGCACAGAGGCGGAAAAGGTGTCATTGGAATGGATACCAAGGATGAGGATTTCGTTGTGGATATCTTTGTTGCATCTACCCACGATTATATCATGTTCTTCACAAACCAGGGTCGTGTACACTGGCGTAAAGTCTACGAGATTCCTGAAGGCAGCAGGCAGTCCCGTGGAAAAGCCATTGTGAATTTGCTTGAACTTGGAGAAGGTGAACTTGTAACAGCGATGATACCGGTAAACGAGTTCAAGGAAGATGAATTCCTGTTCATGGCAACCCGTACAGGTACTGTGAAAAAGAGCCAGCTTTCTGATTTCAGCAACCCACGTAAGAAGGGAATTATTGCCATAAGTCTTGTTGAAGGTGATGAACTTGTCAACGTTGCACTTACAGATGGTTCCAGAGAAATGATGATGGTATCACAACATGGAAAAGCTATCAGGTTCCCTGAAGAAGAGGTACGTGTCATGGGCAGATCCGCCAAGGGTGTTCGTGGAATGAACCTTGAAGAAGGCGATATGGTAGTAAGTCTTGACGTTGTGGACGATGATACCGCACTTCTCACAATAACCGAGAATGGTTTTGGAAAGAGAACAGAATTCGATGAATACAGGGCCATGCACAGGGGTGGACGAGGTGTGATAACCATTGTTACAAGTCTGCGTAACGGACCTGTCATCAATGTAAAGGCAGTTCATGAAGATGACGATGTCATACTTACAAGCTCAGAAGGCATAATCATTAGAATACCTGTGAAGGATGTACGTATCCAGGGCAGGAACACCCAGGGTGTTAAGATCATGAACGTGCGTGCCAGCGACAAAGTCGTAGGAGTAGCAAGAATCAGACCTGATGAAGAGTAG